The Ectothiorhodospiraceae bacterium 2226 region CGCCTGCCACGTCGCGCGCGCCCTGTGCCGCCGCGCCGAACGGCGCTTGGTGACCCTGGCCAAAGCAACGACGATCAATCCCGCTTCCCTGCGCTACCTCAACCGCCTCTCCGACCTGCTGTTCGTGGTCGCGCGGCACCTGAACCGCACGGCCGGTGCGCCCGACGTACTGTGGCAGCCCGGCCGCCAGCGCGCGTGAGGCAGCGCGCCTTCGGCCACACGCGCCGGCGGCGTTCGCACGCGTCGGGCGTCCTGGCGGCAATGGGAAACCGTAGATACTGTCTTCGCTTCTAACGCGCAAGTGCGATTTCAGGATCGAAGGGGCGGCCTGATTTAAGCACGCCGTAGGCGATGTGCAGCAGCTTGCGCATGGCGGCACAAGCGATCGCCTTGCCGTTCTTGCCGTTGGCCTTCAGTCGCTCGCAGAAGGCGCGAATCACGGCGTTGTGGCGCCACGCCACCAAGGCCGGCATGTAGAGCACTTTGCGCAGCAGCGAGTCGCCGGTCTTGGAGAGCCGGGTGCGTCCTGTCCACTCCCCCGAGGTACGCAGCGCCGGGCTCAACCCGCTGTAAGCGGCTACCTGTTTGGCGTTCTCAAAGCGCGCGACGTCACCCAGCAACCCCAGCAGCGCGGCACTGGTGGCTTCCCCGATGCCGGGGATGCTATGCAGCAGGTCGCGCCGCTGCCTTAGGTCGGGGTCGTTGTCGATGTGCCGGCGGATCTGCTCGCGCACCGCCTCGATCTGCGCCGCCAGGGTCGCCGACACCGCCTCCAGCGAGGGGCGTACCGCCGCCTCGGCC contains the following coding sequences:
- a CDS encoding IS110 family transposase, giving the protein MKTAIGIDIAKRKFDVAALRQGKYKTKTFPNTPQGFEALIGWLDGFSDLHVCMEATGVYGQALAVFLADRQVPLSVVNPARIAAYAKSELARSKTDRGDAKLIARFCHEKRDRLNLWQPPAPNERALQALVRRLDSLLEMQQMEHNRLAVAEAAVRPSLEAVSATLAAQIEAVREQIRRHIDNDPDLRQRRDLLHSIPGIGEATSAALLGLLGDVARFENAKQVAAYSGLSPALRTSGEWTGRTRLSKTGDSLLRKVLYMPALVAWRHNAVIRAFCERLKANGKNGKAIACAAMRKLLHIAYGVLKSGRPFDPEIALAR